A window of the Oncorhynchus masou masou isolate Uvic2021 chromosome 13, UVic_Omas_1.1, whole genome shotgun sequence genome harbors these coding sequences:
- the LOC135552157 gene encoding protein disulfide-isomerase A3-like isoform X1 produces MASFLSLIPAFMLSVVIFSGAVVARGDVLELGDADFDYLAAEHETMLVKFYAPWCGHCKKLAPDFETAASRLKGTVPLAKVDCTASPDTCGRFGVTGYPTLKIFRNGEDSSSYDGPRSADGIVHYMKKQAGPNSVTLRSEADVEAFVNHFDASVVGFFSGPDSAQLAEFLKAAGVMRDHFRFAHTINMTLGLKHGVDTESVLLFRPPRLSGKFEESVLRFTETITTHTLRRFIRDNIFGMCPHLTNENRDKLKGQDLLTAYYDLDYLRNPKGSNYWRNRVMKVGYQFASQGLSFAVANRRDFVDELEEEFGLGASDGGDLPFVTIRTQQGFKYTMREEFTRDGKSLERFLEDYFAGRLKRYIKSEPIPEKNKGPVKVVVAESFEEIVNDPEKDVLIEFYAPWCGHCKSLEPKYKELAEQLYSDPNIVIAKMDATANDVPQGFDVQGFPTIYFARADKKDQPKRYEGAREVKDFIKYLKREASHIPVVSGVREDL; encoded by the exons ATGGCTTCCTTTTTGTCGCTCATCCCTGCTTTCATGTTATCGGTTGTAATATTTTCTGGCGCGGTAGTCGCACGGGGTGATGTGCTAGAGCTAGGGGACGCGGATTTCGATTACCTGGCAGCGGAGCACGAGACGATGTTAGTGAAATTCTACGCTCCGTG GTGTGGACATTGTAAGAAACTAGCCCCAGATTTTGAGACCGCAGCTAGTCGACTTAAAGGGACAGTGCCACTTGCTAAG GTGGATTGCACAGCGAGCCCAGACACATGCGGGCGTTTCGGGGTCACAGGGTACCCCACACTCAAGATATTCAGAAACGGAGAAGACTCCTCGTCCTATGACGGACCACGCTCAGCAG ATGGGATTGTCCACTACATGAAGAAGCAAGCTGGGCCCAACTCGGTTACTCTGCGTAGCGAGGCAGATGTCGAGgcctttgtcaaccactttgacgCCAGTGTAGTGG GGTTCTTCTCTGGGCCTGACAGTGCTCAGCTGGCAGAGTTTCTGAAGGCGGCCGGCGTCATGAGGGACCACTTCCGCTTCGCCCACACCATCAACATGACCCTGGGCCTCAAACACGGGGTGGacacaga GAGTGTTCTGCTGTTCAGGCCCCCAAGGCTGAGCGGTAAGTTTGAGGAGAGCGTGCTGCGGTTTACAGAGACCATCACCACCCACACACTGCGCCGCTTCATCAGAGACAACAT TTTTGGAATGTGCCCCCATCTGACCAATGAGAACAGAGATAAGCTGAAGGGGCAGGACTTGTTGACTGCGTACTATGATTTGGACTACCTTCGGAACCCCAAAGGCTCCAACTATTGGAGGAACAG AGTGATGAAGGTGGGTTATCAGTTTGCGTCCCAGGGCCTGAGTTTTGCCGTGGCCAATCGCAGGGACTTTGTGGATGAGCTAGAGGAGGAGTTTGGTCTGGGTGCGTCAGACGGAGGAGATCTGCCCTTCGTAACCATCAGAACACAACAGGGCTTCAAGTACACCATGAGGGAGGAGTTCAC GAGAGATGGGAAGTCCCTGGAAAGATTCCTGGAGGATTACTTTGCTGGACGACTAAAACGTTACATCAAGTCGGAGCCCATCCCTGAGAAAAACAAGGGTCCTGTCAAG GTAGTGGTAGCAGAGTCATTTGAGGAGATTGTGAATGACCCTGAGAAGGACGTGCTGATTGAGTTCTATGCCCCCTGGTGTGGTCACTGTAAGAGCCTGGAGCCCAAGTACAAGGAGTTGgcagaacag CTCTACTCTGACCCTAATATTGTCATTGCCAAGATGGATGCTACAGCCAATGATGTTCCACAAGGCTTTGATGTGCAAGG GTTTCCCACCATCTACTTTGCTCGGGCAGACAAGAAGGACCAACCCAAACGATATGAG GGAGCCCGTGAAGTGAAGGACTTCATCAAGTACTTGAAGAGAGAAGCCTCGCACATCCCCGTTGTCAGCGGCGTGAGAGAAGACTTGTGA
- the LOC135552157 gene encoding protein disulfide-isomerase A3-like isoform X2, which yields MKGANVLYIDPFPVHDTVTPTFTHRCTLLLAAVRKASTYAPMKHPVDCTASPDTCGRFGVTGYPTLKIFRNGEDSSSYDGPRSADGIVHYMKKQAGPNSVTLRSEADVEAFVNHFDASVVGFFSGPDSAQLAEFLKAAGVMRDHFRFAHTINMTLGLKHGVDTESVLLFRPPRLSGKFEESVLRFTETITTHTLRRFIRDNIFGMCPHLTNENRDKLKGQDLLTAYYDLDYLRNPKGSNYWRNRVMKVGYQFASQGLSFAVANRRDFVDELEEEFGLGASDGGDLPFVTIRTQQGFKYTMREEFTRDGKSLERFLEDYFAGRLKRYIKSEPIPEKNKGPVKVVVAESFEEIVNDPEKDVLIEFYAPWCGHCKSLEPKYKELAEQLYSDPNIVIAKMDATANDVPQGFDVQGFPTIYFARADKKDQPKRYEGAREVKDFIKYLKREASHIPVVSGVREDL from the exons ATGAAAGGGGCTAATGTACTTTATATAGACCCCTTTCCAGTGCACGACACAGTGACGCCGACGTTCACGCACAGATGCACCCTACTCTTGGCTGCAGTAAGAAAGGCATCGACGTATGCGCCCATGAAACATCCT GTGGATTGCACAGCGAGCCCAGACACATGCGGGCGTTTCGGGGTCACAGGGTACCCCACACTCAAGATATTCAGAAACGGAGAAGACTCCTCGTCCTATGACGGACCACGCTCAGCAG ATGGGATTGTCCACTACATGAAGAAGCAAGCTGGGCCCAACTCGGTTACTCTGCGTAGCGAGGCAGATGTCGAGgcctttgtcaaccactttgacgCCAGTGTAGTGG GGTTCTTCTCTGGGCCTGACAGTGCTCAGCTGGCAGAGTTTCTGAAGGCGGCCGGCGTCATGAGGGACCACTTCCGCTTCGCCCACACCATCAACATGACCCTGGGCCTCAAACACGGGGTGGacacaga GAGTGTTCTGCTGTTCAGGCCCCCAAGGCTGAGCGGTAAGTTTGAGGAGAGCGTGCTGCGGTTTACAGAGACCATCACCACCCACACACTGCGCCGCTTCATCAGAGACAACAT TTTTGGAATGTGCCCCCATCTGACCAATGAGAACAGAGATAAGCTGAAGGGGCAGGACTTGTTGACTGCGTACTATGATTTGGACTACCTTCGGAACCCCAAAGGCTCCAACTATTGGAGGAACAG AGTGATGAAGGTGGGTTATCAGTTTGCGTCCCAGGGCCTGAGTTTTGCCGTGGCCAATCGCAGGGACTTTGTGGATGAGCTAGAGGAGGAGTTTGGTCTGGGTGCGTCAGACGGAGGAGATCTGCCCTTCGTAACCATCAGAACACAACAGGGCTTCAAGTACACCATGAGGGAGGAGTTCAC GAGAGATGGGAAGTCCCTGGAAAGATTCCTGGAGGATTACTTTGCTGGACGACTAAAACGTTACATCAAGTCGGAGCCCATCCCTGAGAAAAACAAGGGTCCTGTCAAG GTAGTGGTAGCAGAGTCATTTGAGGAGATTGTGAATGACCCTGAGAAGGACGTGCTGATTGAGTTCTATGCCCCCTGGTGTGGTCACTGTAAGAGCCTGGAGCCCAAGTACAAGGAGTTGgcagaacag CTCTACTCTGACCCTAATATTGTCATTGCCAAGATGGATGCTACAGCCAATGATGTTCCACAAGGCTTTGATGTGCAAGG GTTTCCCACCATCTACTTTGCTCGGGCAGACAAGAAGGACCAACCCAAACGATATGAG GGAGCCCGTGAAGTGAAGGACTTCATCAAGTACTTGAAGAGAGAAGCCTCGCACATCCCCGTTGTCAGCGGCGTGAGAGAAGACTTGTGA